A region from the Pseudomonas sp. KU26590 genome encodes:
- a CDS encoding DUF3592 domain-containing protein: MFNPREAERDHLYNRVVLLTIACCVLLAFAAMARHEGFTYAALQWNGAQVNGTVTHLEEIPRNRLAKIVHYRYVDQDNRPHEGQYLDTGCGERENCGVDQDVTLIYSRWFPDYSAVAANVHSFRPGFYIMSGGVLISLLFFGISFWTLGRISAMKRDEAQHLHTKH; this comes from the coding sequence TAATCCACGTGAGGCAGAACGAGACCATCTGTACAACCGGGTCGTCCTGCTAACTATCGCATGCTGTGTTTTATTAGCATTCGCCGCGATGGCGAGACACGAAGGTTTCACCTATGCAGCCCTTCAGTGGAATGGGGCCCAAGTGAACGGCACGGTGACGCATCTGGAGGAAATCCCGCGAAACCGACTTGCTAAAATCGTCCACTACCGTTACGTGGACCAAGATAACCGACCTCACGAAGGGCAATACCTGGACACAGGATGCGGCGAGAGGGAAAACTGTGGAGTAGACCAAGACGTCACCCTGATCTATTCGCGCTGGTTTCCGGATTACAGCGCCGTCGCCGCCAACGTCCATAGCTTTCGGCCGGGTTTTTACATCATGAGCGGCGGCGTACTGATTTCGCTGCTCTTCTTCGGGATTTCCTTCTGGACGCTCGGTCGTATCAGTGCCATGAAGCGAGATGAAGCACAGCACCTCCATACGAAACACTGA